A region from the Lolium perenne isolate Kyuss_39 chromosome 4, Kyuss_2.0, whole genome shotgun sequence genome encodes:
- the LOC127291842 gene encoding PTI1-like tyrosine-protein kinase 1 — MGHWFCCNCRFRDEDIDEVEHSKAQGNKNDGKHKSSRPADQPEPDISPPTIDVPELSFEDLKQKTDNFGSSSLIGEGSYGRVYHATMDDGRQAAIKKFDASENEPNDEFLKQVSLVSRLKHDNLVEMLGYYVEGNYRILAYEFATMGSLHDVLHGRKGVQGAQPGPVLDWTQRVKIAIEAAKGIEYLHEKVQPSIIHRDIRSSNVLLFEDFKAKIADFNLLNQAPDMAARLHSTRVLGTFGYHAPEYAMTGQLTQKSDVYSFGVVLLELLTGRKPVDHTMPRGQQSLVTWATPRLSEDKVKQCIDPRLKGEYPPKGVAKLAAVAALCVQYEAEFRPNMSIVVKALTPLLTQRAATPAASEPVAPVTEA, encoded by the exons ATGGGGCACTGGTTCTGCTGCAATTGCCGGTTCCGGGACGAGGACATCGATGAGGTGGAACACTCCAAAGCTCAGGGCAATAAGAATGACG GCAAGCACAAATCTTCCAGACCTGCTGATCAACCTGAGCCAGATATTTCCCCTCCTACAATTGACGTCCCAGAATTGTCATTTGAGGACCTAAAACAAAAGACTGACAATTTTGGATCGAGTTCTCTGATTGGTGAAGGTTCGTATGGACGAGTATATCATGCTACTATGGATGATGGCAGGCAAGCGGCTATTAAGAAATTTGATGCATCTGAAAATGAGCCTAACGATGAATTCTTGAAACAG GTCTCACTTGTATCAAGGCTGAAACATGACAATCTTGTTGAGATGTTGGGTTACTATGTGGAGGGCAACTATCGTATACTGGCATATGAATTTGCAACAATGGGTTCTCTTCATGATGTTCTGCACG GAAGAAAAGGAGTTCAAGGTGCCCAGCCTGGCCCTGTGCTTGACTGGACGCAGAGGGTCAAAATTGCTATTGAGGCGGCAAAAGGTATAGAGTACCTGCATGAGAAGGTTCAGCCTTCAATCATCCATCGAGACATCAGATCAAGCAATGTTCTTCTGTTTGAGGACTTCAAGGCGAAAATTGCGGACTTCAACCTCTTAAATCAAGCTCCAGATATGGCAGCACGTCTTCATTCAACTCGTGTATTAGGGACATTTGGATACCATGCACCAGA ATATGCTATGACTGGCCAGCTGACACAGAAAAGTGATGTCTACAGCTTTGGCGTGGTTCTTCTTGAACTTCTGACTGGAAGGAAACCTGTGGATCATACAATGCCTCGAGGGCAGCAAAGTTTAGTCACTTGG GCCACTCCAAGATTGAGTGAAGATAAGGTCAAACAGTGCATAGATCCTAGGTTGAAGGGAGAATACCCTCCGAAGGGAGTTGCTAAG CTTGCCGCGGTGGCGGCTCTGTGCGTGCAATACGAGGCAGAGTTCAGGCCCAACATGAGCATCGTCGTCAAGGCACTCACTCCTCTGCTAACACAAAGAGCAGCGACGCCAGCAGCCTCAGAGCCTGTGGCCCCGGTGACCGAGGCCTGA
- the LOC139830812 gene encoding uncharacterized protein — protein MALVLHSGGAGGSAMPLFCPMLTRDNYTVWAIKVEANLDVQGVWEAVVPADPTAMVDPEKNKRARAYLLGALSEDILLQVSSKKTAPAIWECLKARFVGADRVKVARLSTLRGEFDRLIMADGEELDVYASKIGCMAAKFASLGGTLSDTQMVKKLLDTVPESLFAAVAGIEQFCDVKTIYFDEVLGRLKAFQERTERRKAAVGGERHGDQLLLTAAQWEQRHRTCGDDYDDSNGRRGKCHNCGIRGHFGRDCKKPNKKEEEENQEEALLCDTGDHPCLL, from the coding sequence ATGGCGTTGGTTCTGCACAGTGGTGGCGCCGGGGGGAGCGCGATGCCGCTCTTCTGTCCGATGCTCACCCGCGACAACTACACCGTCTGGGCGATCAAGGTTGAGGCGAACCTCGACGTGCAGGGCGTCTGGGAGGCCGTGGTTCCGGCGGACCCGACGGCGATGGTCGATCCGGAGAAGAACAAGAGGGCGAGGGCGTACCTGCTCGGCGCGCTCTCGGAGGACATCCTCCTGCAGGTGTCATCGAAGAAGACGGCGCCGGCGATCTGGGAGTGCCTCAAGGCGCGTTTCGTCGGCGCGGATCGCGTCAAGGTAGCTCGGCTGTCGACGCTCCGCGGCGAATTCGACCGGCTGATCATGGCGGACGGCGAGGAGCTGGACGTCTACGCCAGCAAGATCGGCTGCATGGCCGCCAAGTTTGCAAGCCTCGGCGGGACGCTGAGCGACACCCAGATGGTGAAGAAGCTGCTCGACACCGTCCCGGAATCGCTGTTCGCGGCGGTGGCCGGCATCGAGCAGTTCTGCGACGTCAAGACCATCTACTTCGACGAGGTGCTCGGGCGTCTCAAGGCGTTCCAGGAGCGGACGGAACGGCGCAAGGCAGCCGTTGGCGGAGAGCGTCATGGGGACCAGCTGCTGCTCACGGCGGCGCAATGGGAGCAGAGGCACCGGACATGCGGCGACGACTACGACGACAGCAACGGCAGGCGCGGCAAGTGCCACAACTGCGGCATCCGTGGTCACTTCGGCCGCGACTGCAAGAAGCCCAataagaaggaggaggaagagaaccAGGAGGAGGCGCTGCTCTGCGACACCGGTGACCACCCCTGCCTGCTCTAG